Genomic DNA from Abyssisolibacter fermentans:
TATCAATTGATGTAATTCCATACTGCCCCTTTTCATTTGCAGCTATATCTCCAGCTAATCCATGAATAAATACACCAATCCTAGAAGCATCTATATCACTTTGTCCTTGACCTAACAACCCAGCAATTATACCTGTTAAAATATCTCCACTACCAGCAGTCGCCATACCGGGATTACCCGTAGTATTTATATACTGCTCATTTCCTTTATTATCTACTATTGTATTATAACCTTTAAGTATAGTGATTATATTACATTTTTGTGATAGTTGTTTTGCATATTTCGATCTATTGTTTTGTATTTCTTCAGTGGTAACTTTCATCAATCTAGCCATTTCGCCAGGATGAGGAGTAATTATTGTACTGTAATTTCTCTTCTTTAATATTTCTAGATCATCAATACAATTTAAAGCATCTGCATCTAATACTATAGGTTTATTATAATTTTTTAATATAGTTTTAATTAAATCTTTTTTATCCTCATCAACTCCTATACCAGGTCCAATTGCTATTGCATCCATATCTTTGATACAATTTAAAATACTTTCTATACTAGCACTGGTGAAAAATCCCTTATCATTATCATCTATTGGTATAGTTATTACTTCTGTTGTTTTAACTTCCATAATATTATTTATAGTCTTAGGTATTAACGAATATACTAAACCTGCGCCACTTTTAAGCACTGCTGTACTTGATAAATAGGCTGCACCTGAGAAACCCATACTTCCAGCTATTATTCCTATTTTACCGTAATCTCCCTTGTGGGTTTCACTCTTTCTTTGCTTAAGTTTATTTTTCACAAATTCACAAGTTATTAAATTACCTGTCTCTTCTAAATTTGAGCTTTTTAATTCAAATATGTCTTTATCTTCTCCAACTGCACTCGCTACAGCATAATTTTTATTATGTGTTATAGACAAATGAATTTTCTTTATGTTTATTTCATTTGCGTATAGTAAAGCTTTACCATTTAAACTAACTATAGGCTTTCCAAGTTTATCATTAGATATATTGATATCATGCCATCTTATTTTACCTATACCACAACCTAAAACCTTACTAACAGCTTCTTTGGCAGCAAAGTATCCCGATATTGTTTGAGTGCTGTATCCATTAGCCTTAAATATTTCTATTTCTTCTTCATTAAATATTTTTTTTAAAAATCTTTTATTTTTATTTAGTATATCTTTTATCCTTTTTATTTCTATTATATCTATCCCATTTCCTATGATCATATAATTATTACTTCCTTCCTAGCTATATGAAAATTTTCTAACTTGAATAAACTATAAGAAAAACAACTTACTAAGAAGTATATTTTTTCATAAATTTAGACATTGCTTTGCTTTATATTATTTTACTCGTAAGAATTCATTACTTATTGTGCAAAAGTTATATTTAACCTAGATTATTCATGGAAAATTAAACCAAATTCTCGACATACCAACTCGGTATGTCGAGAATGTTAGCTTAGATGTGCCTCAGACTACGTATTAATAAGCGATTCACACTAAATTAAAATTTAGGTTCTCTGCTCATAATTCAAAACTATACAGCATAAATAATCAAGGTTTAATTCTCTGCTTATATTATATATATAGCCATTGCTTTATTTAATATACACAAACCCAAATTATTATAAAAAATTATACAGCATGCTCAGAGGAGGTAATGAATAATCAGAAACAAAGCAACTATAAAATACTATGTTTTATCATTTGAAAATATCAATAATACTTTTGTCTAGTGGTATTCCAAATAATTTAGCCAGTGCATCTACTCCTTTAAACATAAAATAAACAGCTGAAACTAATAATAATGCTACCCATATAAGTTTAAATACTATATCAATTTTGACTGGTATTTTACTATCTTTTTTTAATAAGGTAAATATTTTTGTTATAACCTTACTAAAAACTCTTAAAAATATTTCCAAGCTACTAGCTAACAAAATAATAAACATGACTATATTTGTCTTCATTCAATCTTCCTTCCTTAAATTAGATATAATTTCTTTATCTATATTAAATTTGTTGCCTTCAACTTATAGTTTGTCCAATCGTTTTTTGATATCCATTAACAATTTGTAAAATAGACCTATAATAACTACTCAAGCATATTTTTATCTAACTTATCAATTTCTTTTCCGCCTAACATACTATGCATAAACTTATATGTTTCATTAATCTTTTCTTCGTAATCGTTTTTTTGTTCAATCATAATCCTTAACTTTTCTCTATAATGCTCAATATCTTCAACTAAAGATTCAAAATGTCTTTCATCTTCTTTTAGATTTTGGTATGCTAATTTGACTGTTGTTTTTAACAAATTGTAATTAGCTTTTCTCATTTGCGAAGGTATAATTTCTACCTTGAATTGTGCTTCCTCAAGTACTTCATTCAATTTTAGTAATTCTTCTTGTTTTTCTTGTAATTGTGGTAATGAATTTATCTCATCGCCATTATTAACTCTATGAGAAAGATTAATAATTTGAGCCATCAAATCTCTTTTTCCATTTACAGCTAATTGTTTTTCTTTATATGCTTTCTTTAAATCTATAGCATAATCCTCTAACTCTGTTTTAAATTTAACTATATCTTTATCTTGATTGTCTCCAAATAGCTTAATCCAAGTTTTATCTTCTATTAATAATGGTATATTGTTTTTAGACATTATACTATAGTCTAAATTAATATCTTTTGAACCAAATTTAAACATAAGTTCCTCCTATATGTATTATACTAAATTTACTATATTTATTAAACCCTGATTATTCAGCATTAGATGAATAATCAAGGTTTAATCTACTTCTTAATTTTTTATCTATATAATTTATCGGCAAAATTTAATAAAATCCTTAATTCTCTATCTATATATCTTAATCTTATTTTAACATATTCTTTTTTTACTTTATGTATATCACTAAAATATTTTAATCAAAAAAAAATTTAGAAAAAACAACGATTATTCATTGTATTTTTACTAAATTCTTTTTTAAAAATATTTAACTTATACTAAAAGCACTATACTACATATCTTAAAGTACTTTAAAAACTAACATAAATCATTGAAGCAATTTCTTTATCTACTGCAACTTTTGTATATCCCACTTGAAAAAAAAACGAAGGAAATCTTTGTAGCATTTTGAGTTTTATTCCTGGCAAAACTCCCATTGCCATAAGTTTTCTTAGAACAGAATCATCTTCTGATTTTATTTCAACAACTACTGCTTCATCGCCTTTATTAAGCTTACTTACAGCTATAATGTTATTTGTTTTTATTTCTGAATTCAATTTTCTTCACCCATTTCTTTAATTGTATTATTAATTTTGGTTCTTTCATAACGTGAAATCCGCAGTTTGGACATTTGAATTTATTACAAGCTTTAGACATTGGACAATTTACACATCCCTCTTTTAATTGCTGCTCATCAAACTCGTAACCACAAAAACTACATTTTATCATGCTAATACTCCTAATGTAGTTAATAGTAAATTAAGTATATATCCCGCTATAAATGAAAATACAAATATAAAGGCTCCCATAGCAAAAGCTGTCTTTGCACCTCTTTCTTTTATCATCATTGCAAATTGTGCAATGCAAGGAACAAAAAGTGTAAGAGTTGATGCTGCAACCACTAATTGTCTATAATTTAATAATCCTGATTTCCTCATATCGAATAAACCAGCTGCTCCATAATCTCTTCTAAAGAATCCAAATAAAAACACCTTTGAAAGTTCATCTGGTAATCCAATTGCATTAACTATTGGATTAAGTGCTGTTAACACTAAATCAAAAAATCCAGTTAAATATCCTAACCATATCAATACACTAGCAAATATGAATAACGGTATAATCTCAATAAAATACCAATGCATTCTTGTGTAAGTTTTTGACAAAACATTTGTTATCTTCGGCATCCTTAAAGGAGGTACTTCCATGTAAAATTTAGCTCCTTCTCCTGGTAAAACCTTAGAAGATAAATAGCCAATAAATAAGAATA
This window encodes:
- a CDS encoding NAD(P)H-hydrate dehydratase yields the protein MIIGNGIDIIEIKRIKDILNKNKRFLKKIFNEEEIEIFKANGYSTQTISGYFAAKEAVSKVLGCGIGKIRWHDINISNDKLGKPIVSLNGKALLYANEINIKKIHLSITHNKNYAVASAVGEDKDIFELKSSNLEETGNLITCEFVKNKLKQRKSETHKGDYGKIGIIAGSMGFSGAAYLSSTAVLKSGAGLVYSLIPKTINNIMEVKTTEVITIPIDDNDKGFFTSASIESILNCIKDMDAIAIGPGIGVDEDKKDLIKTILKNYNKPIVLDADALNCIDDLEILKKRNYSTIITPHPGEMARLMKVTTEEIQNNRSKYAKQLSQKCNIITILKGYNTIVDNKGNEQYINTTGNPGMATAGSGDILTGIIAGLLGQGQSDIDASRIGVFIHGLAGDIAANEKGQYGITSIDILENVPYAIKYMISDCL
- a CDS encoding FeoA family protein, translating into MNSEIKTNNIIAVSKLNKGDEAVVVEIKSEDDSVLRKLMAMGVLPGIKLKMLQRFPSFFFQVGYTKVAVDKEIASMIYVSF